ctcccggttcaagccattcctcccacctcagcctcccgagtagctgggattataggtgccctccaccatacctggctaatttttgtatttttagtagagatgcggtttccctatgttggccatgctagtcttgaactcctgacctcaggtgatctgcccacctcggcctcccaaagtgctgggactacaggcgtgagccagtgtctGGCCCGactatcagatttttaaaacgtTCTTCCTTTTAAGAGCATCTTCCTCAACTGGATGCTTCTAGCGTGGTGTCAGGAAACTGAGCATCTCTCTGAAGGGCCCACACTGAAACTTGTGTCAGAACAAAAATTCAAATGCATCACTTAAGTGACATTCTTTTGGGACTTAGTAGTACAATTTAAAATCAAACTACTAATGTCCACTTAAGAACTTTTTTcacaattacattttattttaaatgtgtttgtagGTATGTGTGTAGATGCTTCAGCTTAAGTTTCACTATTTTCACAGTGAATTAACCCATCAGATTATGCTTTTAAGGGTAGAGTTTACTAGACAGTGTACATTTAGGCATGTTTTTGAATGGTACCAACATTCTGTATTACTACTATGTCATAGTTGCATTAAAACTTTTGGTCGAGTGCAGAGCGTCCGGCGGAGCCTAGAGGCCGTGCTGGCGGGTGGCAGCAGCCGGGTACCCAGGGTTGGGCCTGGCGCGCAGGCGCTGACCCGACTAGGCAGTGAGCGGCCGCGGCCTTGGTTGCTAGGCCTTAACCCGGCCAGCGGCCGCGCCCTGCGTGTGGGTGGGCCGCGGGCGGGGTAGGAGCTTACGCGGGGCGGCGACGATGGACGCCTTAGAAGAGAGCTTTGCGCTGTCTTTCTCCTCTGCCTCTGATGCAGAATTTGATGCCGTGGTTGGATATTTAGAGGACATTATCATGGATGACAAGTTCCAGTTACTACAGAGAAATTTCATGGACAAGTACTACCTGGAGTTTGAAGACACAGAGGAGAATAAACTCACCTACACTCctatttttaatgaatacatttctCTGGTAGAAAAATATGTTGAAGAACAGCTGCTGGAGCGGATTCCTGGATTCAACATGGCAGCTTTCACCGTAACATTACAGCATCATAGAGATGAAGTGGCTGGTGACATATTCGACATGCTGCTCACCTTTACAGATTTTCTggcttttaaagaaatgtttttggaCTACAGAGCAGAAAAAGCAGGCCGAGGACTGGATTTAAGCAGTGGCTTAGTGGTGACGTCGTTGTGCAAATCATCATCTGTGCCAGCTTCCCCGAACAATCTGCGGCACTAGGTCCTGCCTCCAGCCAATGAATGGGATCATTCTGGATGTCACTGGCCCAATAGGCTCAGCTGATGATGACAGAATACATCTTAAAAAGACTGACTCTGTTATGTAACTCTTTGTGTATGTTAAGTATTGATAGGTCAAAATCAAAATGACCTAACCCCTCCTGGACCTGTTTCTCCTGAAACACCTTGTATTCATTTACCATAGTATTCCTCTTCTCCTCAAGTAGACACCTCTCTCAGGAGCTTCTGAGTCAGGCACTCCACCTGGGGGGGCCCTTCCCCCAGCACACTTgctggtgtgtgagtgtggacTAACCTGCCGTCACCACCCGCTGTCCCAGCAGGCTCTGCATGAATCTTTCTGTGCACTTGCACCCCTTTTTCACATGGGTCATGGTTTCAGTACTGCAGCCTCAGTGGAGTTCCTGATGTTTATCTAGGGTGTTACTCTAGCTCATCTCGAGATTTCGGGATCTCCTGTGATCACAGCTTTTCTCAGCTGTAGGAACCAACAGAAAGAGAGGTCCTCTGCATAAAAGCTCCGCTTGAAAAGCCACCCCTAGTCCTAACATTTCCAGTCATAGTGTCACTGTCTTCTGGTTCTGATTTAGTCCCCACTGTTTCTAGAAGTCTCTTTTAagcattatttttgaaaaaaaaatatttttatagatgaataCTCAGGCTAACCTAGTGGATGTGATCTTGGAACTTCCATGATTATCCACGTAAAAGATCAAAGTATTATATGCTGTGAGCTTTTTAGGTGTTAGTGCTGTGAAGGCAAAAATGCTTTCTACATTCACGTTCGTTCCTGTGTTACTGGGCACCGATGAATGTATGCTGTGTGCTAGAAATAGACTAACGCAGATTCTTACAGCATGTTAGTGTGCTTGCATGTTTGCTGAAAAACCTTCTGTGTAAACCAGTTTGTTAGGTTGTCTGGGTTAGGTAGGGACTGCAGTTTTTTCCTGTCAAAATCTCTCCTGCCAAGATGGTGTTCCACTGTCCAGCCCAGCATGAGTAGCATGTAGAACACAGCTTTACTGGCTGTTTGTCTGCTTTGGTGTAGTGCAGTGTGTGTTAGATTACTTATCAGAAAACATGTGTGTCatctctagaaagaaaaaaacgtaGTAGTCCAATCCCAGTGTGTCCCTTTGactttttttaatagtaaaaataagaatCTGTACTGACTTTTCACTTGGCCATTCTGGTATTAAAGGAAAAGCTCTAAGCTCTGTGTTTTCCTGTGCTGATCTGTCACTTACTAAATACTTTTGTACCATGAGTAAAATTTGAGGTGTTTTgcaagaaccaaaaaaaaaaaaaaaaaaaaaacttttggtcAACCAGGTGTTATCAGGTGGCCTGAGCCCTGGGGAGAGAGCAGCACCTGCAGAGGTAGAGGAATGCAGGCCTGATGGGAGGGAGGGCTTACCAGGCTACAGTTTCAGCCTAGGCCCAGACTGGCTCCTCCACAATCTATATCCACTACAAAGAGGGAAGACATTTGGAAGAAGCTAACTATAAATAAAGTGAGATCATTTATTAGGCTGCTTTTAATGGCAATGGCAAAAACTccaattacctttgcaccaaaCCAGTATCTTCCATTGGTCCTTAGAGTTCATGTCTTACCATCATCTTAAGCCTCACGCCAAAGACAATGATTAGAAAACGGCAAATGAACTGTGCTGACATCTGCTGAGTAGGACAGTTACCCACCCACCTGAGCAGCCTACAGAACCAGAAGGATCAGAGGCATCACCAGAGACCCAAACAGAAATCACAGAAGATTGGCTATATCAAGGGAGATTATcagcttcattctttcctcttgTAAGTGAAAACACTCAATCACAGTATTGGGGAGTTGGAGGTAGACACAATGTATATCTGCTAATTTGTCCAATGAATAAGACCATTAAAAAAGCTATAGTGTCTTAAAACTTGTCATAAAATAAGgatttgtttttcacattaatGAGGAAAAGATATGTCATTCAATAAGTAATATCAGGAAAAGTGGGGTAgctattcagaaaaataaatctgaagtGCTACCCTACTTCTTTCACCAAAATAAACTCCATATAACAATGAAACCAAAAAGGAAACACATAAGAGAAACATTTTTGTAATTGCAGATTGGGGAAGACCTTTTGAGGTTAAGAAGAAAACCCAGAAGCTATAGAGTAAGAGACTGACAGATCTGACcatgaaaaacttaaaatttgcACATGGCAAAttccacaaaaacaaaagaaatgacaaCACATGATAGAAAAGAACTAATTTCCTTAATATAGAACAGGTATGTACAAGTCTTGAGAGTAAAGACAAAAAAGCAATAGGAATATGGGCAAAcagaaaattcacagaaaaaaaaaaggccttaaaCTATAGTATAATGTTAAACTTCACTCACAAGGAAAACACAGGGCAAAAACCATAGGACAAAGTTTTTACCTATCagattgtcaaagatcagaaagGTGGTCAGGGTGTAGGGAAATAAAAGCAGTCATACTGCTGTAGTATAAGGATTAATTGGTAAAATCACTTTGGAGGACAAGTCACATAAATCTATAGATTGCAATTCCTACATCTATGTATACAGACACAAAGATGTTAACTATATAAAAGGAAACTCATCCCAGCATGGTTTGCAGTAGCAAAAGACTAGAAACAGCAAAACCGACCGGAATAAAGAGACTGATGTAACTGTGGCATGCCCAGACAACAGAGGGCCACTGCACCTGTGAAAACCTAGATCCGCATATGCAGACCTAGATCGATGTATGCGGAATCATCTCTGGGATTtaccattttagaaaaaaaaaagtatatatatttatggaaaaaaatgagGTGGAGTGAATACAGCCACATACGCTAGAAGAGTGGTTCTCAGAGTGCACCTCTCAGATCAGCAGAAGCAGCATGACCCAGGAACTTTTAAGCATGCAGATGACAGGGCAACACCCAGACCTAATGATTCAGAACATCTGAGGGAAGGGTCTAGCAATCTGTTTTAATaagcttccaggtgattctgatgcatgctcaaGTTTAAAGATACCCAGAAAATGGTCAAAGTTGTTACCTCTGGGGAGGAGAAACAGAAGAATGATAGGAGTGAAAGACTCTTTCATCTTGGTATGTTTGGATTCTTTTTCCATGGGTATGTATCCCCTATTTCATAAAATTATGAAGTATCACCTACTTTACATAAAAGTCTCCGggttggagggcaatggcacgattatggctcactgtagtcttgacatcccagctcaagtgatcctccaaactcagcctaagtagctgggacttcaggagtgtgccatcatgtctggccagtttttaaatttttagtagagatggggtctcccctacattgcccaggctggctcttgaaccaagtgatcctcccgtcttggcctcctaacgtgctgaaattacagacatgagtcacagcacccagccagcatgattcttaaaaaagaaaacaaaaaacaaaagcaaaaacaatgacCTATTTTAGATCAAGATTTCAATGCAGAAGATGAAGCACATTTAGAGATGACCATGTTGGACTTGGCATAGCAGAGCCTAAGTTTGGTGATAATAAACCTGTTATTTATTtagcagaggttttttttttaaaaaaggaaaaaccttcATACTTCTCACTTAGAATGAGGCAATTACCCTTATATAGAGAGTATAAACAATTAAAAACCAATAATAAaggcaaagacagagaaaaattgaatttttttttaaaaaagcacataaACCCTACATACTAAAATTATACACATCGAGTACTGGTCCAATCTTATATCAATCTATTTACAATTAAACAGCACCATGGTTTTCCCACCTAGGTTAGTTAAACATGCCCAGAGAATTGTTATTCAAAGTACatgttcctttaaaataaaataaactcttaaaGAGAGCTCAAATCCTCAACAAAAAAAGACCTTTTACCAATCGACATCATAGATATTGATGACATCACAaattttccttaagaaaaaatagttttaaacactttttctttGCCAGTTGACAAACTTTTGAGAAGTGCTACTATTTGATGTGGcacacaaatgaacaaaaactctGATGACAGGAGCGATATACTGAAATACCCTAATATCTCCACCTCTAAACACACAAAAAGTTCTCCTTTGGGATTAATGCTGTGGTCTTCACTTGAATTTAGATTCAATCATCAGCAAATTTAAATTAGATATAGCCACAATCTTTAAAGTGATTGCATAAAAACAGGGTAGTAGTTAAAGCTCTCAGAAACATGATAACTTACAATTACAGATATATTTAATCGGGCTATAGGAAATGTAACACCatttaaatgttacatttaaACTAATTAGCAGtttcatttttgtcattaaaattaataatgcaCTTCACATCCAAACAGGTGTGGAGGGCTGATATTTTCCAACTGAGAACAGCGTTAAGTGCCTTCTTGCCTGTACTTTTTCATCTCGCGGATTCTCAGGGGTACATTGGTCACACGTTAGCCCTTCTCACTTATGAAACCAACTTTTAAAAGGCTCCAAATTAAACTTAATTCTTGGCAGGTTTACTCCAGTCATAGCATAGAAGAATCAGATTATCTCACTGGATTTTTCAGTCCCCTAATCCTGACTTGCAAAAGGTTCTTATAATTTACCTCTTTGCTACAAAAGATGAGGGAGGAAAATTGTCATCTACCATGACTAGAGGTAACAAGAGAACTGGAAAGCACTAAGGTATAAAGCAATGTTCCATTATTTGGTCTCACTGCTAATGTTTATGTGACACCAGTAAAACGTTCACACTTACAAATTTTGAGTTGAAATTTCCTCTAAAAGATTGAAAATAGGCACAGTTCTCCCAGGCACAGATAGAATATGCTTTCCTTACACTCCTCCCTGCAAAGTGGAGGAGACCAATGACTTTATTAACTTGTAGTGGGAACAGCTTACTTGATTCTGGTGTTTCCTGGCCCAGGAACCATGCATTTGGGGGTTATAGTTTGCTATGAAAAGTTCCAAGCAGGATAGATAGATCAATGAAGGTACAATATAGCAGTGACCTTCTGAGCCTGGATATAAAAACAGTTTCAATATATAGACCTTTCAAAATACTTATGCAGCAAGATGACAGTGACTTTTCAACTGAGTATCTGTTGAAAATCAGAGACCTGACTGTATTGACTAAATTATTGCCTAGTGTTCCAGAAGGGTGCCTGCCACTAACGTGCTAGAAGGCACCAAAATTTAGCGTGAATGTAAATAAGGAGCTCGACACGTGCGGATGAGGAAAGCAACACTAAAGCACAATTTGCCAGTCTACTCACTTATGGCTGAATATTAATCGAGCTAACAATAAAAAAACCAGAATACAAGCAACCTCAAATACTTCTCTTTTCAGtttccattagaaaaaaaaaaagcttaagttttatatctattatttatGGTTTCTggaaattatataatttgatatattcttctaaaaaaattctgtattcaAAAAGGTGCTTGGTGCTGTCCTTCATGGATGCAATGTTTCATTTACAGTCCAAGTCATTTAAATACAACCATTACATAggtgttgttttaaaataaatggttatCTATTTCTTAACTGCCCTTCAAATTAGAAATTGTAATTACATGAGTCTCAAAGCCTGGctctttgtgttttattatttttgttggtcTCCATCACAGATGGAATTTTTCACTGGTAATTCCTCAGAACTAAATCCATTCATAGGGAAGGAATTTAGAGCAGTGAAATAAATTTCACGCCATAGAGTAggacataacaacaacaataaaagggCGCAGAGGGATGTGGGAGCCA
This Callithrix jacchus isolate 240 chromosome 2, calJac240_pri, whole genome shotgun sequence DNA region includes the following protein-coding sequences:
- the LOC103790833 gene encoding ADP-ribosylation factor-like protein 2-binding protein, with protein sequence MDALEESFALSFSSASDAEFDAVVGYLEDIIMDDKFQLLQRNFMDKYYLEFEDTEENKLTYTPIFNEYISLVEKYVEEQLLERIPGFNMAAFTVTLQHHRDEVAGDIFDMLLTFTDFLAFKEMFLDYRAEKAGRGLDLSSGLVVTSLCKSSSVPASPNNLRH